A window of the Pelagicoccus enzymogenes genome harbors these coding sequences:
- a CDS encoding Gfo/Idh/MocA family protein: MTQRLRVGILGCGAIAPAYLKNLTGDLSALVEIAACADLDLDLARKRAEEFRVDNVVTAEEMLSDAGIDLVVNLTPAPAHFKTSLQVLQAGKHLFTEKPLCLTLEEGRELLDTAERNNVQIGGAADTFLGGSFHSCSKLVQEGAIGFPVVAHALITVGTFDSMRYHKVFSGSLLDLGPYYITAMIMLFGSVKRVSGIADVRFPEKVDGQSGERFSLDRASTAVASLSFESGVVATVIATEDVHNYFPSVEVFGRTGRMKLSDANMYGEKVSVETNQEKRSINPSSNDGYISKGRGLGVAEMALALKDGRSPRASGALMYHVLEAMLAVYESSKSGVSMTIESRAEPFRPLQDSELKSILGT, from the coding sequence ATGACCCAACGACTACGAGTCGGAATACTAGGTTGCGGAGCGATCGCTCCGGCTTATCTCAAAAATCTGACCGGTGATCTTTCCGCCTTGGTGGAAATCGCCGCATGCGCGGATCTCGATCTCGATTTGGCTCGCAAGCGGGCAGAGGAGTTTCGAGTGGACAATGTGGTGACTGCGGAGGAAATGCTGTCCGATGCGGGAATCGATCTTGTAGTCAATCTAACTCCGGCGCCGGCGCATTTTAAAACAAGCTTGCAAGTATTGCAGGCAGGCAAGCATTTGTTCACTGAAAAGCCGCTTTGCCTAACCCTTGAAGAAGGTCGCGAACTTTTGGATACGGCTGAACGTAATAACGTACAAATCGGCGGGGCAGCAGATACCTTTCTCGGTGGTTCGTTCCACTCATGCTCGAAGCTTGTTCAAGAGGGTGCTATTGGTTTCCCGGTAGTTGCGCACGCATTGATCACGGTCGGAACTTTCGACTCGATGCGTTACCACAAGGTTTTTTCCGGGTCATTGCTCGACCTTGGCCCGTATTATATCACCGCGATGATAATGCTCTTTGGCTCGGTAAAACGTGTATCGGGCATCGCAGACGTTCGCTTTCCTGAAAAGGTCGATGGCCAGTCCGGTGAGCGTTTTTCTCTGGATAGAGCAAGTACGGCGGTAGCGAGCCTGTCGTTTGAAAGCGGTGTGGTTGCCACGGTGATCGCTACGGAAGATGTGCACAACTACTTTCCGAGCGTTGAAGTCTTCGGGAGGACGGGCCGGATGAAGTTGAGTGATGCGAACATGTACGGCGAGAAGGTATCGGTAGAGACAAATCAAGAGAAACGATCTATTAATCCGTCATCAAACGACGGATACATTTCGAAGGGGCGGGGGCTCGGCGTTGCCGAAATGGCCTTGGCCTTGAAGGACGGAAGGTCGCCTCGGGCAAGCGGAGCCTTGATGTACCACGTTCTGGAGGCGATGCTTGCTGTATATGAGTCCTCGAAATCAGGGGTGAGTATGACGATTGAAAGTCGAGCGGAACCGTTTCGGCCTTTGCAGGATAGCGAACTGAAGTCCATACTCGGAACGTAG
- a CDS encoding ABC transporter ATP-binding protein: MPETSQAKSDNWWLIKRLLRLIWRYRGNSLKVISLQGALLCLGLAGLTLTGLGIDYIHYSISESGITEQSVAYPAGKFGFTVPRHWKPMVAIATIAAAILAFAILRGLLNYAYTISLNQLVQGKLVVDLRGEVYERLQRLSFRFFDANTTGSIITRVTSDVQSVRLFMDQVVIQVFIMSVSLTIYTLYMVSLSPSLTLACLATTPILWLFTTVFSRRIQPLYGKNQKLVDRLVQRFAENLQGMQVIKAFNFGNDQRAAFEKANENVFQQQRSIFWRVSLFSPTVGFLTRVNIAVLLGFGGWQVINGQLALGSGLVVFAGLLEQFSNQVNQVANVANSMQQSLIGARRVFEILDAPIEVKDVPHPIHRPAISGKVSLRNVSFAYNGTQSVVDEIDLEVPPGQCVAILGATGSGKSALMSLIPRFFDPQSGQVMIDDIDVRQLKLEDLRRSIGIVFQESFLFSNTVAANIAFGHPEATREQIEKAARIAAAHDFISALPHGYETILGENGNTLSGGQKQRLAIARAILLEPPILLLDDPTAAIDSETEQEIFTALDQAIAGRTTFLVAHRLNTLKRADTIIVMERGRIAQRGSHQELLQQRGPYRRVAHLQLADTGDLESFYRKGDFE, translated from the coding sequence ATGCCAGAGACGTCCCAAGCTAAGTCCGACAATTGGTGGCTGATCAAACGCCTTCTTAGGCTGATCTGGCGCTACCGCGGCAATAGCCTGAAGGTCATCAGCCTGCAAGGCGCCCTGCTCTGCCTGGGACTTGCGGGGCTCACCCTTACCGGACTTGGCATCGACTACATCCACTACTCCATCAGCGAATCGGGTATCACCGAGCAAAGCGTCGCCTATCCTGCCGGCAAGTTCGGGTTCACCGTACCCCGCCATTGGAAACCTATGGTCGCCATCGCAACCATCGCGGCAGCCATCCTCGCTTTCGCGATCCTACGTGGTCTCCTAAACTACGCCTACACGATTTCCCTCAACCAACTAGTACAAGGCAAACTTGTGGTCGACCTGAGAGGAGAAGTCTATGAACGCCTGCAACGCTTGAGCTTTCGCTTCTTCGACGCCAATACCACGGGATCCATCATCACTCGAGTCACTAGCGACGTACAATCCGTGCGTTTGTTCATGGATCAGGTCGTTATCCAGGTATTCATAATGAGCGTTTCCCTGACCATCTACACTCTCTACATGGTCAGCCTCAGTCCCAGCCTCACCCTAGCCTGCCTCGCCACCACTCCTATCCTTTGGCTGTTCACCACTGTATTCTCGCGACGGATACAACCTCTCTACGGTAAGAACCAAAAACTCGTCGACCGCCTTGTCCAGAGGTTCGCCGAAAACCTTCAAGGCATGCAGGTCATCAAAGCCTTCAACTTCGGAAACGACCAAAGGGCCGCCTTCGAAAAGGCCAACGAGAACGTATTCCAGCAGCAACGCAGCATCTTTTGGCGGGTGAGCCTTTTCTCCCCGACCGTCGGTTTCCTGACACGCGTCAACATCGCCGTGCTGCTCGGCTTCGGCGGTTGGCAGGTGATCAATGGACAACTGGCACTTGGATCCGGACTGGTCGTCTTCGCCGGCCTGCTCGAGCAGTTCTCCAACCAAGTCAATCAAGTCGCCAACGTCGCCAACAGCATGCAGCAGTCGCTTATCGGCGCCCGACGGGTCTTCGAAATTCTCGATGCACCCATCGAAGTCAAAGACGTTCCCCACCCGATTCATCGCCCAGCGATCAGTGGAAAGGTCTCCCTGCGAAACGTCAGCTTCGCCTACAACGGGACTCAGTCCGTAGTGGACGAAATAGACCTCGAGGTGCCGCCCGGCCAATGCGTCGCCATCCTCGGCGCTACTGGTTCCGGAAAATCTGCGCTCATGAGCCTGATCCCGCGCTTCTTCGACCCGCAGAGCGGACAGGTGATGATCGACGACATAGACGTGCGCCAACTCAAGCTCGAAGACCTCCGGCGCAGCATCGGCATCGTCTTCCAGGAGAGCTTCCTCTTTTCAAACACCGTCGCCGCCAATATCGCCTTCGGCCACCCCGAAGCAACTCGGGAACAAATCGAAAAAGCGGCCCGAATAGCCGCCGCCCACGACTTCATAAGCGCCCTCCCGCACGGCTACGAAACCATTCTCGGCGAAAACGGAAACACCTTGTCCGGCGGCCAAAAACAACGTCTCGCCATCGCCCGCGCGATCTTGCTCGAGCCACCAATCCTCCTTCTCGACGATCCTACCGCCGCCATCGACAGTGAAACGGAACAGGAAATTTTCACTGCCCTAGATCAAGCCATCGCAGGGCGAACCACCTTTCTCGTCGCCCACCGCCTCAACACCCTGAAAAGGGCCGACACCATAATCGTCATGGAGCGGGGGCGCATCGCCCAACGCGGCAGCCACCAAGAGCTCCTCCAACAAAGAGGCCCCTATCGTCGAGTCGCTCACCTGCAATTGGCAGACACGGGGGACTTGGAGAGTTTTTACAGAAAAGGAGACTTCGAATGA
- a CDS encoding ThuA domain-containing protein: protein MTDTIKLTIWNEFRHEKSNPAVQKIYPKGIHSTLAESLEKDAKIEVSTATLDEDQHGLNEEVLNNTDVLIWWGHCAHGEVSDEIVEKVQQRVLSGMGLIVLHSGHYSKIFKRLMGSNCSLRWREAAEKERLWNIAPGHPITQGIGEYVELLNEEMYGERFDIPEPDQLIFISWFEGGEVFRSGATWTRGNGKVFYFRPGHETYPTYHNKDVQQVIRNAVHWAKPMVNIPTNLAPNTEPLESLSEKSATFGEAGIKGQ, encoded by the coding sequence ATGACTGATACAATCAAGCTAACCATCTGGAACGAATTTCGACACGAGAAGAGCAACCCAGCTGTGCAAAAGATCTATCCAAAAGGGATCCATTCGACCCTAGCCGAGTCCCTCGAGAAAGATGCCAAGATCGAGGTGAGCACCGCCACCCTAGACGAAGATCAGCACGGACTAAACGAGGAAGTGTTGAACAATACCGATGTATTGATCTGGTGGGGACACTGCGCCCACGGCGAGGTTTCCGACGAGATCGTCGAGAAAGTTCAGCAAAGAGTACTCTCGGGCATGGGCCTGATCGTCCTGCACTCCGGCCATTACTCGAAGATCTTCAAGCGCCTCATGGGCTCCAACTGCTCGCTTCGCTGGCGGGAAGCAGCAGAAAAAGAACGACTCTGGAATATCGCACCCGGACACCCCATCACCCAAGGGATTGGAGAATACGTCGAGCTTCTCAACGAGGAAATGTACGGCGAACGATTCGACATTCCAGAACCGGATCAGCTGATTTTCATCTCTTGGTTCGAAGGAGGAGAAGTCTTTCGCAGCGGAGCGACCTGGACTCGCGGCAATGGAAAAGTCTTTTACTTTCGCCCCGGTCACGAGACGTATCCAACCTACCACAACAAAGACGTTCAACAAGTGATCCGCAACGCGGTTCACTGGGCAAAGCCAATGGTAAACATCCCCACCAATCTCGCTCCCAACACCGAACCGCTCGAGTCCCTTTCCGAGAAAAGTGCCACATTTGGCGAAGCTGGCATCAAAGGCCAGTAG
- a CDS encoding ABC transporter ATP-binding protein: MNDLKSPRGIDRTPREIGLLQRQRDSEEEAFTRPLEWSLITRLISYTKPIAFKRNLLIALTLVRAIQLPLLAWMVGSIIAGPIAQFDTDLLFWSVAGYLLLAFSTDFLFHFRQRFAQEIGETVVKTLRSEIFEAVQRQPMAFFQRVKLGSIIGRMTSDVQTLRTAIQDVFFVSIVQVGILVFAASLMAYTDLVMFAIVAALAPILWAINRHFRSRLSQSSRQTQESFSRVTANLAESVNGIRITQGFARESRNADLFRALIVDHARFNMMLARTSALLIPLLELNSQFFIALLLFVGGWRTLDGAMEIADLIRFFFLANLCFGPIQTLGSQFNQALIAMAGAERVFKLIDQEPDWTDAPSAQALPAKDASGIEVEFRDVTFSYVAGKPVLHDINFKAEAGQSIALVGHTGSGKSSILNLVSKFYLPDKGQIKLDGQDLLNLTSDSIHDQMGIVTQQNFLFSGTVLDNIRMPRPEASEAEVQKILLELDCDDLVEDLSHGLHTDVGERGASLSLGQRQLVCFARAMLANPRLLILDEATSAIDSLTEAKLQTALERLLLGRTSFIVAHRLSTIRKADLVLVLDKGRIVERGTHDKLLQAGGPYATLCQNFSS, translated from the coding sequence ATGAACGATCTAAAATCGCCTCGCGGCATCGACCGAACCCCACGAGAAATCGGCCTGCTGCAACGCCAACGAGACTCCGAGGAGGAAGCATTCACCCGTCCGCTGGAGTGGAGCTTGATCACCCGACTCATCAGCTACACCAAGCCCATCGCTTTCAAGCGAAACCTCCTCATAGCGCTCACCCTCGTCCGCGCTATCCAGCTCCCGCTTCTTGCTTGGATGGTCGGCAGCATCATCGCCGGTCCGATCGCCCAATTCGATACAGATCTCCTATTTTGGTCCGTCGCAGGCTACCTGCTCCTCGCTTTCAGCACCGATTTCCTCTTCCACTTCCGCCAGCGATTCGCCCAGGAAATCGGAGAAACCGTAGTGAAAACCTTGCGCAGCGAAATCTTCGAAGCCGTCCAGCGACAGCCGATGGCATTCTTTCAGCGCGTAAAGCTGGGGTCTATCATTGGTCGCATGACCTCGGACGTCCAGACCCTGCGTACTGCTATCCAAGACGTCTTCTTCGTTTCCATTGTACAAGTGGGAATTCTCGTTTTCGCCGCAAGCCTCATGGCGTATACCGATCTCGTCATGTTCGCCATCGTGGCCGCCCTCGCTCCGATCCTATGGGCAATCAATCGCCACTTCCGCTCGCGCCTCAGCCAATCGTCGCGACAAACGCAAGAGAGCTTCAGCCGGGTTACCGCAAACCTCGCCGAATCCGTCAACGGCATCCGCATCACCCAAGGCTTCGCTCGCGAATCACGCAACGCGGATCTTTTCCGCGCCCTCATCGTGGACCATGCTCGCTTCAATATGATGCTAGCCCGCACCTCCGCGCTGCTCATCCCTTTACTCGAGCTCAACAGCCAGTTCTTCATCGCCCTGCTGCTCTTCGTAGGCGGGTGGAGGACCCTCGACGGAGCCATGGAAATAGCAGACCTCATCCGTTTCTTCTTCCTCGCTAACCTCTGCTTCGGCCCCATCCAAACACTCGGCTCCCAATTCAACCAAGCCCTCATCGCCATGGCCGGAGCAGAACGCGTTTTCAAGCTGATCGACCAGGAGCCCGACTGGACCGACGCCCCTTCCGCCCAAGCCCTTCCTGCCAAAGACGCCTCCGGCATCGAAGTCGAATTTCGCGATGTCACCTTCTCCTACGTCGCCGGCAAACCCGTTCTCCACGACATCAACTTCAAGGCGGAAGCCGGGCAAAGCATCGCCCTCGTCGGGCACACCGGAAGCGGCAAGAGCTCCATCCTCAACCTTGTATCTAAATTTTACCTACCGGATAAGGGGCAAATCAAGCTGGACGGCCAAGACCTCCTAAACCTCACCTCCGATTCCATCCACGACCAGATGGGAATCGTGACTCAACAAAACTTTCTTTTCAGCGGCACCGTGCTCGACAATATCCGCATGCCCCGTCCCGAGGCGAGTGAAGCAGAGGTCCAAAAGATCCTTCTCGAACTGGACTGCGACGACCTCGTCGAAGACCTCTCCCATGGCCTCCACACCGACGTAGGCGAACGCGGAGCCTCGCTCTCGCTGGGCCAGCGACAACTCGTCTGCTTCGCCCGAGCCATGCTGGCAAACCCTCGCCTGCTTATTCTCGACGAAGCGACCAGCGCCATCGACTCCCTCACCGAAGCAAAGCTGCAAACCGCCCTCGAACGCCTCCTGCTCGGTCGCACCAGCTTCATCGTCGCCCACCGCTTAAGCACCATACGCAAGGCTGATTTGGTTCTCGTGCTCGACAAAGGACGCATCGTCGAACGCGGCACCCACGACAAACTGCTGCAAGCTGGAGGACCATACGCGACCCTCTGTCAAAATTTCTCAAGCTAG
- a CDS encoding Sip1-related alpha-galactosidase: MNTVLSVAMLITGFSNALHWENIAHDGNQHWILTHPIHEQRDFDLGALDFPNAKQFYLAKRSGVFWMIPTWSDDLDSHGDTNPGEDLGFIMAQQTDGSCVLLLPLPTPNQRGRLYFDNGLRAGLRSDQTTSAEAAPAFILSHGKDPVELIASSIKVARQHLNTFKLREEKEDPTFIDSLGWCTWDAFYREVTAEKIETGFVQFKKDGHTPGFLIIDDGWQDVSANWGLRSFATNTERFPDGLGELTKTLRDRHQLRWIGVWHTLQGYWGGIDPEGPLADRYELETTRGKMEVFAGWPDQYSIEKRVHVAHESVDAFFHDYYQKLSEQGINLVKVDNQAQLELFSRREDLPENGIRDSYQNGLQSAAIEKLSGNLLHCMSQSSEVYFQLLSGNLVRNSGDFYPKKDEAAQIHHIVQNVFNAAFTSNFCVPDWDMFQTYHRNAKMHAIGRVISGGPVYISDKPELTDHTLLDKLVVGENRILRFSQAGKPLARQFFQDPQSSPELLAVVNQHQGGFGAVAFFNCDTENEQSGRVSLQELTKDIDSEYSIYDYQNHSIRRLSTGEELSCNLSPANAGLFAYAPVLGGTACFGINGKLNGIAAVDSATQTSDNTVVYQLTGSGEILFSSTRMPKSVTVNGAKAEATSALDNNGFTVSVDSFGPIEIVIEMGE, translated from the coding sequence ATGAACACCGTCCTTTCCGTTGCCATGCTCATCACTGGATTCTCGAACGCCCTTCACTGGGAAAACATCGCCCACGACGGCAATCAACACTGGATCCTCACCCATCCGATTCACGAGCAAAGAGACTTCGACCTCGGCGCCCTGGACTTTCCGAATGCAAAGCAATTCTACCTTGCGAAGCGTAGTGGCGTGTTCTGGATGATACCGACCTGGAGCGACGACCTCGATTCCCACGGAGATACCAACCCCGGAGAGGACCTCGGTTTTATCATGGCCCAACAAACCGACGGAAGCTGCGTCCTCCTCCTACCACTACCGACGCCCAACCAAAGAGGCCGGCTCTACTTCGACAACGGACTTCGCGCAGGACTGCGTTCCGATCAAACAACCAGCGCGGAAGCAGCTCCCGCCTTCATTCTCTCCCATGGGAAAGACCCTGTGGAGCTGATCGCCTCCTCAATCAAAGTCGCACGCCAGCACCTCAACACTTTCAAACTCCGCGAAGAAAAAGAAGACCCCACCTTTATCGATTCGCTCGGATGGTGCACCTGGGACGCCTTCTATCGAGAGGTGACCGCGGAGAAGATCGAAACCGGCTTCGTCCAGTTTAAAAAAGACGGCCACACCCCTGGCTTCCTCATCATAGACGACGGCTGGCAAGACGTATCCGCAAACTGGGGATTGCGATCTTTCGCCACGAATACCGAGCGTTTTCCCGACGGACTGGGCGAACTGACTAAAACGCTAAGAGACCGTCATCAGCTGCGGTGGATCGGAGTCTGGCATACCTTGCAAGGATACTGGGGAGGAATCGACCCAGAAGGTCCCCTCGCCGATCGTTACGAGCTTGAGACGACCCGTGGAAAGATGGAGGTCTTTGCAGGGTGGCCCGACCAATACTCCATCGAAAAGCGGGTCCACGTAGCTCACGAGAGCGTCGACGCATTCTTCCACGACTACTACCAGAAACTCTCAGAGCAAGGCATCAACCTAGTAAAGGTCGACAACCAAGCCCAACTCGAGCTGTTCAGCCGCCGAGAAGACTTGCCCGAGAACGGCATTCGTGACTCCTACCAAAATGGCCTGCAATCCGCCGCCATAGAAAAGCTGAGCGGAAACCTCCTGCACTGCATGAGCCAAAGCAGCGAGGTCTACTTTCAACTCCTATCAGGCAACCTCGTACGCAACTCCGGTGACTTTTATCCAAAGAAAGACGAGGCCGCCCAGATCCACCATATCGTGCAAAACGTGTTCAACGCTGCCTTCACAAGCAACTTCTGTGTACCGGATTGGGACATGTTCCAAACCTACCACCGAAACGCCAAAATGCACGCCATCGGCCGCGTCATTTCAGGAGGTCCCGTCTACATCAGCGATAAGCCAGAACTGACAGACCACACCTTACTCGACAAACTCGTCGTCGGTGAAAACCGGATACTTCGCTTTTCCCAGGCCGGAAAACCGCTCGCCCGCCAGTTCTTCCAAGACCCACAGAGTAGCCCAGAGCTGCTTGCAGTTGTTAATCAACATCAAGGCGGATTTGGTGCGGTAGCCTTTTTCAATTGCGACACTGAAAACGAACAATCTGGACGTGTCTCCCTGCAAGAACTGACAAAGGATATTGATTCAGAGTATTCAATATATGACTACCAAAATCATTCCATCCGTCGCTTAAGCACGGGGGAAGAGCTGAGCTGTAACCTTTCACCCGCGAATGCCGGACTCTTTGCCTACGCGCCCGTACTTGGCGGAACTGCCTGTTTCGGAATTAACGGAAAACTCAACGGTATCGCGGCGGTCGATTCGGCGACTCAGACCAGCGATAACACCGTAGTCTATCAGCTGACTGGATCTGGAGAGATCCTCTTCAGTTCAACTAGGATGCCTAAATCAGTCACCGTGAATGGAGCCAAGGCCGAGGCCACAAGTGCTTTAGACAACAACGGCTTTACCGTATCCGTAGATTCATTCGGACCGATCGAAATCGTTATCGAAATGGGTGAGTGA
- a CDS encoding sugar phosphate isomerase/epimerase family protein — translation MDRPNIGLIGIVKDDLEADFWATLGRISNLGFAGVEVDARVFERLGLSPKAFAERLSGIDIELVAAHCTKYSYLDFGDDLIRQASEMDARHLCIAWGPTESAEQIAADAELYNKMGRRCRELGLVLTYHNHDHEFARIPDSRERYLEALMRQTDPQLLRLHLDIAWATFAGVDPLAYAELFSDRIAVLHMKDLQGLESGCEEACGERDKARFIEVGDGIVPCSEMARFAVKVGVEWLVVEQDRPADLSPWESVERSLSNLQSLLKSFEG, via the coding sequence TTGGACAGACCGAATATTGGGTTGATTGGGATCGTTAAGGACGATCTAGAGGCGGACTTTTGGGCTACGCTCGGTCGTATCTCGAATCTCGGGTTTGCTGGGGTTGAAGTGGACGCCAGAGTGTTTGAGCGGCTCGGACTTTCGCCCAAGGCGTTTGCCGAGCGCCTGTCAGGGATCGATATCGAGCTCGTTGCCGCTCATTGTACGAAGTACTCGTATCTTGATTTTGGAGACGATTTGATTCGCCAAGCGAGCGAGATGGACGCTCGTCATCTTTGTATCGCTTGGGGCCCTACGGAGTCGGCGGAACAAATCGCCGCTGACGCGGAGCTCTACAACAAGATGGGGAGGCGTTGTCGGGAGTTGGGCCTCGTTTTGACCTACCACAACCATGACCACGAGTTCGCAAGGATACCGGATTCGCGAGAGCGCTATTTAGAGGCGCTCATGCGGCAGACCGATCCTCAATTGCTCCGTTTGCATCTTGATATTGCGTGGGCCACTTTTGCTGGAGTCGATCCGTTGGCCTACGCTGAACTTTTCTCGGACCGAATCGCGGTGTTGCACATGAAGGATCTGCAGGGCCTAGAATCTGGTTGCGAGGAGGCGTGTGGAGAAAGGGATAAAGCTCGGTTTATAGAGGTTGGAGACGGGATTGTGCCCTGCTCGGAGATGGCTCGGTTTGCGGTGAAGGTTGGCGTTGAATGGCTGGTGGTGGAGCAGGATCGCCCTGCGGATCTTTCTCCTTGGGAGAGCGTGGAGCGTAGCCTGAGTAATTTGCAGTCGTTGTTGAAGTCGTTTGAGGGTTAG
- a CDS encoding ChbG/HpnK family deacetylase, whose product MTAEIQLLVRADDIGSSHAANLACVKALRDGIARSVEIMAPCSWFPEAVSLLKDLPAGRDVGVHLTLTSEWPNVKWRPLTHCPSLTDELGYFLPRIWPRFDGDLCLRNRPWKRDEVEAEFRAQIELCQAQLPELNHLSYHMGCNDADPRIGTLCRELAVEYELAADPFAAGFKSIPLAPKSEIANTTERLHQALSCLQPGKWILIDHPSLDNEEMQGICNVNGRKIARERQHFTDACCSPSLLELIRHRNIQLVSYAARG is encoded by the coding sequence ATGACAGCGGAAATCCAGCTTCTCGTTCGAGCCGACGACATTGGATCCAGCCACGCCGCGAACCTCGCCTGCGTCAAAGCCTTGCGCGACGGCATTGCCCGATCGGTCGAAATAATGGCCCCTTGCTCCTGGTTTCCCGAAGCAGTCTCCCTGCTTAAAGACCTTCCTGCCGGCCGCGATGTCGGCGTACACCTTACCCTTACGTCCGAATGGCCGAACGTGAAGTGGCGTCCACTTACGCACTGCCCAAGCTTAACCGACGAGCTAGGCTACTTCCTCCCCAGAATCTGGCCGCGCTTCGATGGCGATCTCTGCCTACGCAACAGGCCTTGGAAACGCGACGAAGTCGAAGCGGAATTTCGCGCTCAGATCGAACTCTGCCAAGCCCAACTCCCCGAGCTCAACCATCTCAGCTACCACATGGGCTGCAACGACGCAGATCCTCGAATCGGGACCCTCTGCCGCGAACTTGCCGTCGAGTACGAACTAGCGGCTGATCCCTTCGCCGCCGGATTTAAAAGCATTCCACTCGCGCCAAAATCCGAAATCGCCAATACGACGGAACGCCTCCACCAGGCCCTTTCCTGTCTCCAGCCTGGCAAGTGGATTTTGATCGACCATCCCTCTCTCGACAATGAGGAGATGCAAGGTATCTGTAATGTAAACGGCCGAAAAATAGCGCGAGAGCGACAACACTTTACTGATGCTTGCTGCAGTCCTTCTTTGCTAGAGCTCATTCGCCACCGAAACATCCAACTGGTCAGCTACGCCGCGAGGGGCTAG
- a CDS encoding Gfo/Idh/MocA family protein — protein MKQLKCAVVGLGMGRHHVKAFHEHPDSTVVALVDLDEKRLKDIGDQHQIPNRYQSVDELFANEQLDIVSIATPNSLHKPVALQAFQHGAHVFCEKPVALNAREAEEMIAASQNADRRLMINFSFRFTPTSWALKRQVDSGAIGDVYAGRTRWLRRDGMPGFGGWFGKKSLAGGGPLIDLGVHRLDLALWLMGYPKPKYVLATTANTLGKQKADAAGKEFDVEDFASAQITFEKGVSLQVEASWMGHIKEETMETSLLGTRGGLSQNNIDGSYDFRSFLYTESQGSKLDIEIKGGTQGPPSGMYHFVDCISAGRPHTATAEEGLLVMKILDAIYLSAASGQPVSLA, from the coding sequence ATGAAGCAACTTAAGTGCGCCGTCGTCGGCCTCGGCATGGGCAGGCACCACGTGAAAGCCTTCCACGAACACCCGGATTCCACTGTGGTCGCCCTTGTGGACCTCGACGAAAAACGGCTGAAGGATATCGGAGACCAGCACCAGATTCCTAATCGTTACCAATCGGTTGACGAACTATTCGCCAACGAGCAGCTGGACATCGTCAGCATCGCCACGCCAAACAGCCTGCACAAGCCCGTAGCCCTGCAAGCCTTCCAGCACGGAGCCCACGTCTTCTGCGAAAAGCCGGTCGCGCTCAACGCTCGGGAAGCGGAAGAGATGATCGCGGCATCCCAAAACGCCGACCGCCGGCTGATGATCAATTTTTCCTTTCGCTTCACACCGACCTCCTGGGCCCTCAAACGACAAGTTGACTCGGGAGCGATCGGCGACGTTTACGCAGGCCGAACCCGCTGGCTGCGCCGCGACGGGATGCCGGGCTTCGGCGGCTGGTTCGGCAAGAAGAGCTTAGCCGGCGGCGGGCCGTTGATCGATCTCGGCGTGCACCGACTCGACCTCGCTCTCTGGCTCATGGGATATCCAAAACCTAAATACGTATTGGCCACGACCGCCAATACGCTTGGTAAACAGAAAGCCGACGCAGCCGGAAAGGAATTCGACGTCGAAGATTTCGCTTCCGCCCAGATCACATTCGAAAAGGGCGTTAGCCTGCAAGTCGAGGCCTCGTGGATGGGACACATCAAGGAGGAAACCATGGAGACATCGCTGCTTGGCACGAGAGGCGGCTTGTCGCAAAACAACATCGATGGCAGCTACGACTTCCGAAGCTTCCTCTACACCGAATCGCAAGGCAGCAAACTCGATATCGAAATCAAAGGCGGCACCCAAGGCCCCCCTAGCGGCATGTACCACTTCGTCGATTGCATAAGCGCAGGACGTCCACACACCGCCACCGCCGAGGAGGGCCTACTCGTCATGAAAATCCTCGATGCCATCTACCTCAGCGCCGCATCGGGCCAGCCGGTCAGCCTCGCCTAG